In one Steroidobacteraceae bacterium genomic region, the following are encoded:
- a CDS encoding retropepsin-like aspartic protease translates to MLRGSPERTRVPAHKWRCLAFIALGAALLPLASGNGNAADDEALYAAPTRMDRIGRVVAPVMINGRGPFRLVVDTGASHSTLSPSLMQELGLSAEPGNMLSLTGVTGTAEVPYVKVAELTAGAITLRDQKLPVVWSPIMGDTDGILGVAKLTSARIEVDFDTDRIAIRTRAGRGPDAKLYRVPTRRLDNGLLVLSASVGRVKTWAVFDTGAERTLGNNALREALRARASDSITTSLTPVLGATPDIAMGERLLAPAIALGGSVRLANAEIIFGDFKVFHSWNMQDEPALLLGMDIIGVMRAFAVDFGRSEIWLAPES, encoded by the coding sequence TTGTTGCGCGGTAGCCCAGAGCGAACTCGCGTACCTGCCCACAAGTGGCGCTGCCTCGCCTTCATTGCCCTGGGTGCAGCACTCCTGCCGCTCGCCTCGGGCAACGGTAATGCCGCCGACGACGAAGCGCTGTACGCCGCACCGACGCGCATGGATCGCATCGGCCGGGTGGTCGCGCCGGTGATGATCAATGGCCGCGGACCGTTTCGCCTCGTGGTCGACACCGGCGCAAGTCATTCGACGTTGTCGCCCTCGCTGATGCAGGAACTCGGCCTAAGCGCCGAACCCGGCAACATGCTCAGCCTGACGGGCGTCACGGGCACGGCCGAAGTGCCCTATGTTAAGGTTGCGGAACTCACGGCCGGCGCGATCACCTTGCGCGACCAGAAACTGCCGGTCGTGTGGTCGCCGATCATGGGTGATACGGACGGCATACTCGGCGTCGCCAAGCTGACAAGCGCGCGCATCGAAGTCGATTTCGATACCGACCGCATTGCCATACGTACCCGCGCAGGTCGCGGCCCCGACGCCAAACTCTATCGGGTGCCGACTCGGCGCCTCGACAATGGCCTGCTGGTACTGAGCGCGAGCGTCGGCCGCGTAAAGACCTGGGCAGTGTTCGATACCGGCGCCGAGCGCACGCTCGGCAACAATGCACTGCGGGAGGCCTTGCGCGCGCGGGCGAGCGACTCCATCACGACGAGCCTTACGCCCGTGCTCGGCGCAACCCCCGATATTGCGATGGGCGAGCGGCTGCTCGCGCCCGCCATCGCGCTCGGCGGCTCGGTGCGCCTCGCCAACGCCGAAATCATCTTCGGCGACTTCAAGGTATTTCACAGCTGGAACATGCAGGATGAGCCGGCGCTGCTGCTCGGCATGGACATCATCGGCGTGATGCGCGCCTTCGCGGTCGACTTCGGTCGCAGTGAAATCTGGCTCGCGCCGGAGAGCTAA
- a CDS encoding DUF192 domain-containing protein, with protein MTRPVEFRLRLWLALLLAIAPIVRADAPQLELASFPRETLQILTAGGSHEFRVWIADTRERQLQGLMFVRDLPATQGMLFVYDRPQLISMWMKNTYVPLDMLFFDGKGRLVDIAANTTPHSLTTIRSRRPATLVLEVRAGVAAKLKLRVGDRLQRTSTVRP; from the coding sequence ATGACACGCCCGGTTGAATTCAGGTTGCGCCTGTGGCTCGCGCTGTTGCTCGCCATCGCGCCGATCGTGCGTGCGGACGCGCCGCAGCTCGAGCTCGCGAGTTTTCCGCGCGAGACGCTACAGATCCTCACGGCGGGTGGCAGCCACGAGTTTCGTGTCTGGATTGCCGACACCCGCGAGCGGCAATTGCAGGGCCTGATGTTCGTGCGCGATCTGCCGGCAACACAAGGGATGCTCTTTGTCTACGATCGCCCGCAGTTGATCAGCATGTGGATGAAGAACACCTATGTCCCGCTCGACATGCTGTTCTTCGACGGCAAGGGCCGCCTGGTCGATATCGCCGCCAACACCACGCCCCATTCGCTCACCACCATCCGCTCCCGCCGTCCGGCCACCCTGGTCCTGGAAGTCCGTGCCGGCGTTGCCGCTAAGCTGAAATTGCGCGTGGGCGACCGTCTGCAACGCACTTCGACCGTTCGTCCCTGA
- a CDS encoding sensor domain-containing protein, whose amino-acid sequence MANSAPRAINDYLEQLRSALSGEDPALIQDALYDAEEYLRAEVAAHPQKSEADVLELIASTYGAPEEVADAYRQTEVKLREAMQTPQRKPATQRSALGRFFAIYRDPRAYTSLFFMLLTLATGIIYFTITTVGLSLSAGLAILIIGIPFFLTFIGITRVISLGEGRLLEAVTGERMPRRPLHPGPRRSLWARIAEMLRDARTWTTILYFLLMLPAGIAYFTIAVTGIAVGASFVAMPFALIAQRLGWFGSGQGIGVFIDGERVAAIEPSWLDSPLGWLLLLVAGIAVLTLLLHFARAVVRKHAQVAKALLVTSL is encoded by the coding sequence ATGGCCAACTCTGCACCACGCGCAATCAACGATTATCTCGAGCAGCTGCGCAGCGCGCTGTCGGGCGAAGATCCGGCGCTGATACAGGACGCCCTGTACGACGCCGAGGAATATCTGCGCGCGGAAGTCGCAGCCCATCCGCAGAAAAGCGAAGCCGACGTCCTCGAACTCATCGCGAGCACCTATGGTGCTCCGGAGGAAGTGGCCGATGCCTATCGGCAGACCGAGGTCAAGCTGCGCGAGGCAATGCAGACACCTCAGCGCAAGCCCGCGACGCAGCGCAGTGCGCTCGGCCGGTTCTTTGCCATCTACCGCGATCCGCGTGCCTACACGTCCCTGTTCTTCATGTTGTTGACCCTTGCCACGGGCATCATTTACTTCACGATCACCACAGTGGGCCTGTCATTGTCGGCCGGCCTTGCGATCCTGATCATCGGCATTCCGTTTTTCCTCACGTTCATCGGCATCACCCGGGTCATTTCGCTTGGCGAAGGGCGCTTGCTCGAAGCCGTGACCGGCGAACGCATGCCCCGCCGACCCCTGCATCCGGGGCCACGACGGAGCCTGTGGGCACGCATCGCCGAGATGCTCCGCGATGCACGCACCTGGACGACCATCCTCTATTTCCTGCTGATGCTTCCGGCCGGCATCGCCTATTTCACGATTGCGGTCACCGGCATAGCGGTTGGCGCGAGTTTTGTCGCGATGCCTTTCGCGCTCATCGCACAGCGGCTCGGCTGGTTCGGCTCGGGCCAGGGCATCGGCGTGTTCATCGATGGCGAGCGCGTCGCAGCCATCGAGCCGTCCTGGCTCGATTCACCCCTGGGCTGGCTGTTGCTGCTCGTTGCGGGCATCGCCGTGCTCACATTGCTGCTGCATTTTGCGCGCGCCGTGGTGCGCAAGCATGCACAGGTGGCCAAGGCCTTGCTGGTCACGTCTTTGTAG
- a CDS encoding PadR family transcriptional regulator, with the protein MDDSETRKFQKDLNTGLVALVVLTVLGHSDEDLYGYEIAKRLQPADAQAALFKEGTVYPVLRSLAASGALSSRVVPSYSGPPRRYYRITDDGRQLLANWQAAWSRTRDYVDNVLGPPIED; encoded by the coding sequence ATGGACGATTCCGAGACACGCAAGTTTCAAAAGGACCTCAACACCGGGTTGGTGGCGCTGGTGGTCCTGACCGTGCTCGGCCATTCCGATGAAGACCTGTATGGCTATGAAATCGCCAAGCGGCTTCAGCCTGCGGATGCGCAGGCGGCACTGTTCAAGGAAGGCACGGTTTACCCGGTGTTGCGCTCCCTCGCGGCGAGCGGTGCGCTCAGCAGCCGGGTCGTACCGTCCTACTCCGGGCCGCCCAGGCGCTACTACCGCATCACCGACGATGGACGGCAGTTGCTGGCGAACTGGCAGGCAGCGTGGTCCCGCACGCGCGATTACGTCGACAACGTTCTCGGTCCACCTATTGAGGATTAG
- a CDS encoding LEA type 2 family protein: MPSRSRLAIALLALALGGCGGLTRLQAPNLSIISLQVEKSDLLEQRLKLRMRVQNPNDRELPVKGLSYTVEVAGEDFGRGVSGAGFVVPAFGEAEFDMFLTTNLAGGLIRLLGTLNDSQRDALDYRIVGKVSLASGFLRSIPFEEKGQFRLN, from the coding sequence ATGCCAAGTAGATCGCGACTCGCCATAGCATTGCTCGCCCTCGCGCTGGGTGGCTGCGGCGGCCTGACCCGCCTGCAGGCACCCAACCTTTCGATCATTTCCTTGCAGGTGGAGAAGAGCGATCTTCTCGAGCAGCGCCTGAAGCTGCGCATGCGGGTGCAGAATCCCAACGACCGCGAACTGCCGGTCAAGGGGTTGTCGTATACCGTGGAGGTCGCGGGCGAAGACTTCGGCCGTGGCGTGAGCGGCGCGGGGTTCGTCGTGCCGGCTTTTGGTGAAGCGGAATTCGACATGTTTCTCACGACGAACCTGGCCGGTGGCCTGATCCGGCTCCTCGGCACCTTGAATGACAGCCAGCGCGATGCCCTGGATTATCGAATCGTGGGCAAGGTGTCACTAGCCTCCGGGTTCCTGCGCAGCATCCCTTTCGAGGAAAAAGGCCAGTTTCGCCTTAACTAG
- a CDS encoding serine hydrolase: protein MFRRLLIILAAVLLVGGSTVVAAVIAQWPYVSRLWRVSASNESWSDVVQTPRFALRARARLPLSRLAGTESFAAEGMRRAADWASQHGAFALLVAQGETVLFEQYWQGKDATSLLGGGGLSRSLVAMLYGIAVAEGRLQLTDEIGQYLDEWRGDARRHITVQQLLENTSGLEDAPPALGGDNIRVGLRSRLEFFVAELADKNARLKLGNNFAAAALLYKLQHEPGLRFALSDANAQLAAVVLERAMGQGYAELLAERIWQPMGAANALMYMDRPSGMPAAYCCLRARAEDFLRLGILLANEGVIHGQRILPAGWVARMASGSRSNPNYGLQLWTSPLAAGRREFIPGTNLAATHGDGFAASDVIWMEGPGGAAVWASPSQDLAIVYIGGMGTDFDASVLVNLILRARITPTAAAAAG, encoded by the coding sequence ATGTTTCGTCGCCTGCTGATCATCCTGGCCGCCGTCCTGCTGGTGGGCGGATCGACTGTCGTCGCAGCCGTCATCGCGCAATGGCCCTACGTGTCGCGCCTGTGGCGTGTCAGCGCGAGCAACGAGTCCTGGAGTGACGTGGTGCAAACGCCGCGCTTCGCACTGCGCGCGCGCGCGCGGCTGCCGCTGTCGCGCCTTGCGGGGACGGAGAGCTTCGCTGCCGAAGGTATGCGGCGCGCCGCCGACTGGGCTTCGCAGCATGGCGCATTCGCGCTGCTGGTCGCGCAAGGCGAGACGGTGCTCTTCGAGCAGTATTGGCAGGGCAAGGACGCGACCAGTCTGCTCGGCGGGGGCGGACTCAGCCGCTCGTTGGTTGCAATGCTCTACGGCATCGCCGTCGCGGAAGGTCGGCTGCAACTGACCGACGAAATCGGACAGTATCTCGATGAGTGGCGTGGTGATGCACGACGGCATATCACGGTGCAGCAGCTCCTCGAGAATACCTCCGGACTCGAGGATGCGCCGCCGGCTCTGGGCGGCGACAACATACGAGTCGGTCTGCGATCTCGACTCGAATTCTTCGTCGCGGAGCTGGCCGACAAGAATGCGCGCCTGAAGCTTGGCAACAATTTTGCGGCAGCGGCCCTGCTTTACAAATTGCAGCACGAGCCGGGCCTGCGCTTTGCGCTCTCCGATGCCAACGCACAACTGGCGGCGGTCGTGCTCGAGCGTGCCATGGGGCAGGGCTATGCCGAGTTGCTCGCCGAGCGCATTTGGCAGCCCATGGGCGCAGCGAATGCCCTCATGTACATGGATCGGCCGAGCGGCATGCCCGCGGCCTACTGCTGCCTGCGAGCCCGCGCGGAGGATTTTCTGCGACTTGGCATACTGCTTGCCAACGAGGGCGTAATCCATGGCCAGCGCATCCTGCCGGCCGGCTGGGTGGCCCGGATGGCAAGCGGTTCGCGCAGCAATCCCAACTATGGCCTGCAGCTGTGGACTTCGCCGCTCGCGGCCGGCCGGCGAGAATTCATTCCGGGTACGAATCTCGCGGCGACGCACGGCGATGGCTTCGCCGCCAGCGACGTCATCTGGATGGAAGGACCGGGCGGGGCCGCTGTCTGGGCCTCGCCGTCACAGGACCTCGCCATCGTCTACATCGGCGGAATGGGGACGGACTTCGATGCGAGCGTGCTCGTCAATCTGATCCTCCGGGCCCGCATTACGCCAACCGCCGCGGCGGCCGCCGGCTGA
- a CDS encoding DMT family transporter produces the protein MGPREIAELLLVGAIWGGAFPLLRIAVPDFGPTALTGMRMLVAALALLPWLKPGHLRQQRVATLLVLGTVNSALPFVLFAFAAQSLSAGVTSLLNATTPMFGAAIAYLWLRERIAATQLAGIVIGFAGVGAIVVLTLGVGRSGTAAGFAAGLAGAACYGFASNFTRRVIGRGDARAVAAVSVLISSLLLLPFTVAAWPARTPGWGAATAVIALGLVCTALAYYIYFGLLQRIGVARAINVTFLVPVFGTMFGAIFLGERLSPAVLLACAVVLVGTMLAAGVVGRRPGNG, from the coding sequence ATGGGCCCACGCGAGATAGCCGAGCTGCTGCTCGTCGGCGCGATATGGGGCGGTGCATTCCCGCTGTTGCGCATCGCCGTGCCCGATTTTGGCCCGACTGCGCTGACCGGCATGCGCATGCTGGTCGCCGCTCTCGCCCTGCTGCCGTGGTTGAAACCGGGGCATCTGCGCCAACAGCGCGTGGCGACGCTGCTCGTGCTCGGTACCGTCAACTCGGCCTTGCCCTTCGTGTTGTTTGCATTCGCCGCGCAATCATTGAGTGCCGGCGTCACGTCGCTGCTCAATGCGACAACGCCGATGTTCGGCGCGGCCATCGCCTACCTTTGGCTGCGTGAGCGTATCGCAGCGACCCAGCTTGCCGGCATCGTGATCGGATTCGCCGGTGTCGGCGCGATCGTCGTATTGACACTCGGCGTCGGCCGCTCGGGCACGGCCGCCGGATTCGCCGCGGGCCTTGCCGGGGCGGCCTGCTATGGCTTTGCGTCGAATTTCACGCGCCGCGTCATTGGCAGGGGTGATGCGCGTGCGGTCGCAGCTGTCAGTGTGCTGATTTCATCGCTCCTGCTACTGCCATTTACCGTCGCGGCCTGGCCCGCGCGGACGCCGGGCTGGGGCGCAGCGACGGCGGTCATCGCACTCGGCCTTGTCTGCACGGCGCTTGCCTACTACATCTACTTCGGATTGCTGCAACGCATCGGCGTGGCGCGGGCGATCAACGTGACGTTCCTGGTACCCGTATTCGGCACGATGTTCGGCGCCATCTTTCTCGGCGAGCGATTGTCGCCGGCGGTCCTGCTGGCCTGCGCGGTGGTCCTCGTCGGTACCATGTTGGCGGCCGGCGTGGTCGGCCGTCGCCCGGGCAATGGATGA
- a CDS encoding efflux RND transporter periplasmic adaptor subunit, translated as MPRNSLPLHFLLAALLCGCGAKPPPAAMGGTAAPALTREVQVVTVAAATEPVARDLTAIGTAYANESIDVTSKVSNTVTAVRFSDGQRVKRGDVLIELDSAQLRADLAAAQAELVESDSQYRRGRELLPTQAVSKSQFDQLEAAKTAAAARVAAAQARLQDTVIRAPFAGRVGLRRISIGSLISPGTVITTLDDSSTMKLDFRVPENDLAGLAVGMPVSAATAAYPQRSFAGTIESIDSRIDPVSRTITARARIENKDAALKTGMFMTVALRTRERSAVVIPEEALTPEEATQHVFVVVDDVASRREVRIGLRLPGKVEIIAGLAAGERVVTEGLQNLRDGVKIRELAATDAGSGA; from the coding sequence ATGCCGCGCAATTCCCTGCCTCTGCATTTCCTGTTGGCCGCTTTGCTTTGTGGTTGTGGCGCGAAGCCACCGCCTGCAGCCATGGGTGGTACTGCTGCGCCTGCGCTCACACGTGAGGTCCAGGTCGTGACGGTTGCAGCCGCGACCGAACCCGTCGCGCGCGACCTGACGGCCATCGGCACGGCCTATGCAAACGAGTCGATCGACGTTACCAGCAAGGTGTCGAACACCGTCACCGCGGTGCGCTTCAGCGATGGCCAGCGCGTCAAGCGCGGCGATGTCCTGATCGAACTCGATAGCGCGCAGCTGCGCGCGGACCTCGCGGCGGCGCAGGCCGAACTGGTCGAAAGCGATAGCCAGTACCGGCGTGGCCGCGAGCTGCTGCCGACCCAGGCAGTTTCGAAGTCACAGTTCGATCAGCTGGAGGCGGCGAAGACCGCCGCTGCCGCTCGCGTCGCCGCCGCGCAGGCGCGCCTGCAGGATACCGTCATACGCGCGCCGTTCGCCGGCCGCGTCGGGCTTCGCCGTATCAGCATCGGCAGCCTGATCAGCCCTGGCACGGTCATCACCACACTCGACGATTCGAGCACCATGAAACTCGATTTCCGGGTGCCGGAGAACGATCTTGCCGGACTCGCGGTCGGCATGCCGGTGAGCGCAGCGACCGCGGCTTATCCGCAACGAAGTTTCGCGGGCACGATCGAGAGCATCGACTCGCGCATCGATCCGGTCAGTCGCACCATCACGGCGCGGGCGCGCATCGAGAACAAGGACGCGGCGCTCAAGACCGGCATGTTCATGACCGTTGCATTGCGCACCCGCGAGCGCTCGGCCGTGGTGATCCCGGAAGAAGCATTGACCCCGGAGGAGGCCACGCAACACGTGTTCGTGGTGGTCGACGATGTCGCCAGCCGTCGCGAGGTGCGAATCGGCCTGCGACTGCCGGGCAAGGTGGAGATCATCGCGGGTCTTGCCGCCGGCGAGCGCGTGGTGACCGAAGGACTGCAGAACCTGCGCGATGGCGTCAAGATCCGCGAACTCGCCGCCACAGACGCCGGGAGCGGTGCGTGA
- a CDS encoding efflux RND transporter permease subunit: MTISELAIRRPVFATVLSLLVLLLGVMAALRLPIREYPDVQRPIVSVTTFYRGASPEVVETRITQLIEDEVSGIEGVEKLESESEDERSRITVEFAPDRDLDSAANDVRERVSRVLARLPDEADAPQILKVDDGADVLIYINLDSTTRDVLELTDYAERFLVDRFSSIPGVAGVRVSGARRYAMRVWLNREALAARALTVADIEEALRRENVEIPAGRIESVQREFSLRTDTALRRPEDFRALAVGRSPEGYVVRLGEVADIELAAEDLRSIARTDGRTGISLGILPTSTANVLDVAQAVQGEITGIARTLPKDMRFAINMDFSVFIVESMRKVLYALLETLAIVLAVIFLFLGTVRATLMPALTIPVSIFGAAIFMATFGYSINTLTLLGAVLAIGLVVDDAIVVLENIARRVEQGEPALLAASNGSREIGFAVIATTAVLIAVFLPVAYLPGTLGRLFGEFGVSVAAAVAVSALIALTLTPMMASKLFASGIHRGAFAQVVDSRFRRLAAYYRGWLSLAISSQRAPWVVGAAAALALLVVMQLVIGWPFAGLRLKQEFAPKEDRAMLPVMVRAPEGASITYLDRYLTQIEQILAAEVARGNAKRVLARSGAFGRSPQVNVGTLFLPLNLWDQRSESAAQIAQRIRAETANIAGVRVMVFEPPSLNVRGQGQPLQVVLGAGDYGELAGWAERIMARVARENPGIIGMDSDYQETKPQVVVRIDREKAADLGVSLANIGRTLETMMGSRNVTTFNRNGEEYNVVLQARAADRTSVGEINNIYVRAEKSGELIALGGLVHFEEVGKAAALKRFDRLRAVTLSANLAPNYTLGEALDYMDKVIAEEIPAGAVRVGYDGESREYKRSGGALWLTFGFALLIVYLVLAAQFESFVHPLVILASVPLAITGALLGLAIFGASLNVFSQIGAIMLIGIACKNGILIVEFANQLRDRGMAFADAIVEAGATRLRPVLMTSFCTAFGVVPLMLASGAGAESRRAIGAAVFFGTIFAALLTLFVVPALYSLIAKGTQSPHYVSRLLDGLRGPEPQPTPAAAAGVNRE; encoded by the coding sequence GTGACCATCTCGGAGCTCGCGATCCGCCGCCCGGTCTTCGCGACCGTGCTTTCCCTGCTCGTACTGTTGCTTGGCGTGATGGCGGCCTTGCGCCTTCCGATCCGCGAATATCCCGACGTGCAGCGACCCATCGTCAGCGTGACCACCTTCTACCGTGGCGCATCGCCTGAGGTCGTCGAGACGCGCATCACCCAATTGATCGAAGACGAAGTATCCGGCATCGAGGGCGTCGAGAAGCTCGAGTCCGAGAGCGAGGATGAGCGCTCACGCATCACTGTCGAGTTCGCGCCCGATCGCGACCTCGACAGCGCTGCCAACGACGTTCGCGAACGCGTCTCACGCGTGCTTGCGCGTCTGCCCGATGAAGCGGACGCGCCACAGATCCTGAAAGTCGACGATGGCGCAGACGTTCTGATCTATATCAACCTCGACAGCACGACGCGCGATGTCCTCGAGCTGACCGATTACGCCGAGCGTTTTCTGGTCGATCGCTTCTCGTCGATTCCTGGCGTGGCGGGCGTGCGCGTCTCGGGTGCGCGCCGCTACGCGATGCGCGTGTGGCTCAATCGCGAAGCGCTGGCGGCGCGGGCGCTCACGGTCGCCGACATCGAAGAGGCGCTGCGCCGCGAGAATGTCGAAATTCCGGCGGGAAGGATCGAGTCCGTGCAGCGCGAGTTCTCGCTGCGGACCGATACGGCGCTGCGTCGGCCCGAGGATTTTCGCGCACTTGCGGTCGGTCGCTCGCCCGAAGGCTATGTGGTGCGCCTCGGCGAGGTCGCGGACATAGAGCTTGCCGCGGAGGACTTGCGCAGCATTGCGCGCACCGACGGGCGCACTGGAATCAGCCTCGGCATCCTGCCGACCTCGACCGCCAATGTGCTCGATGTGGCGCAGGCCGTGCAGGGCGAAATCACGGGTATTGCTAGAACCTTGCCCAAGGACATGCGCTTTGCGATCAACATGGACTTCAGCGTGTTCATCGTCGAGTCGATGCGCAAGGTCCTGTACGCGCTCCTGGAAACACTCGCAATCGTGCTGGCCGTGATCTTCCTGTTCCTCGGCACAGTGCGCGCGACCCTGATGCCGGCGCTGACGATTCCGGTGTCGATCTTCGGCGCTGCGATCTTCATGGCGACCTTCGGGTACTCGATCAATACGCTGACCCTGCTTGGGGCGGTGCTGGCAATCGGTCTCGTCGTCGACGATGCCATCGTGGTGCTCGAGAACATCGCGCGTCGCGTCGAGCAAGGTGAGCCTGCCTTGCTTGCCGCCAGCAATGGCAGTCGCGAAATCGGCTTCGCAGTCATCGCCACCACGGCGGTGTTGATCGCCGTGTTCCTGCCGGTGGCGTATCTGCCGGGAACGCTCGGCCGGTTGTTCGGCGAATTCGGTGTGAGTGTCGCGGCCGCGGTCGCCGTATCGGCGCTGATCGCCCTGACGCTCACGCCCATGATGGCATCCAAGCTGTTCGCGTCAGGCATTCATCGCGGCGCATTCGCGCAGGTCGTCGACTCGCGATTTCGCCGCCTCGCGGCGTACTATCGCGGCTGGCTGAGTCTTGCGATCAGCTCGCAACGCGCGCCCTGGGTGGTTGGCGCTGCGGCCGCGCTTGCGCTGCTCGTCGTCATGCAACTGGTGATCGGCTGGCCGTTCGCCGGACTGCGCCTCAAGCAGGAATTCGCGCCGAAGGAAGACCGCGCCATGTTGCCCGTGATGGTGCGTGCGCCAGAGGGCGCGAGCATCACCTATCTGGATCGCTACCTGACGCAGATCGAGCAGATCCTCGCCGCGGAGGTGGCCCGCGGCAACGCCAAGCGCGTACTGGCCCGCTCCGGCGCTTTCGGTCGCAGTCCACAGGTGAACGTTGGTACCTTGTTCCTGCCGCTCAATCTCTGGGATCAGCGCAGCGAATCCGCCGCGCAGATAGCGCAGCGGATACGCGCCGAGACGGCCAATATCGCCGGCGTGCGCGTGATGGTCTTCGAACCGCCAAGCCTCAACGTGCGCGGCCAGGGACAGCCCCTGCAGGTCGTGCTAGGCGCCGGTGACTACGGTGAACTCGCCGGATGGGCCGAGCGGATCATGGCGCGCGTTGCACGAGAGAATCCCGGCATCATCGGTATGGACAGCGATTACCAGGAGACCAAGCCGCAGGTCGTGGTGCGTATCGATCGCGAAAAGGCCGCCGACCTTGGCGTGTCGCTCGCAAACATCGGACGCACGCTCGAGACCATGATGGGTTCGCGCAACGTGACCACATTCAATCGCAATGGCGAGGAATACAACGTCGTCCTGCAGGCGCGCGCAGCCGACCGCACCAGCGTTGGCGAGATCAACAACATCTATGTGCGTGCGGAGAAAAGCGGCGAGCTCATCGCGCTCGGCGGTCTCGTGCATTTCGAGGAAGTCGGCAAGGCGGCCGCACTGAAGCGCTTCGACCGATTACGCGCGGTGACCTTGTCGGCCAACCTGGCGCCGAATTACACCCTGGGCGAAGCGCTCGATTACATGGACAAGGTGATTGCCGAGGAAATACCGGCGGGTGCGGTACGCGTCGGCTATGACGGCGAATCGCGCGAGTACAAGCGCTCCGGCGGAGCGCTGTGGCTTACCTTCGGATTTGCGTTGCTGATCGTCTACCTGGTGCTGGCGGCACAGTTCGAGAGCTTCGTGCATCCGCTCGTGATACTCGCTTCCGTGCCGCTGGCGATCACCGGTGCTTTGCTCGGGCTCGCCATTTTCGGAGCATCTCTGAACGTATTCAGCCAGATCGGCGCCATCATGCTGATCGGAATCGCGTGCAAGAACGGCATCCTGATCGTCGAGTTCGCCAATCAGCTGCGCGATCGCGGCATGGCCTTTGCCGACGCCATCGTCGAGGCCGGCGCCACGCGCCTGCGCCCTGTGCTCATGACCAGCTTTTGCACGGCCTTCGGTGTCGTGCCGCTGATGCTGGCAAGTGGTGCGGGTGCGGAAAGCCGCCGTGCCATCGGCGCTGCGGTGTTCTTTGGCACCATTTTCGCCGCCCTCCTGACGCTGTTCGTGGTGCCGGCGCTGTACTCCTTGATCGCGAAAGGCACGCAGTCGCCACATTATGTCAGCCGCCTGCTGGATGGCCTGCGCGGGCCCGAGCCCCAGCCGACGCCGGCCGCGGCGGCGGGTGTCAACCGCGAATGA